One genomic window of Struthio camelus isolate bStrCam1 chromosome 1, bStrCam1.hap1, whole genome shotgun sequence includes the following:
- the ZCRB1 gene encoding zinc finger CCHC-type and RNA-binding motif-containing protein 1: MSGGLAPSKSTVYVSNLPFALTNNDLYRIFSKYGKVVKVTIMKDKDTRKSKGVAFILFLDKESAQNCSRALNNKQLFGRVIKASIAIDNGRAAEFIRRRNYFDKSKCYECGEAGHLSYACPKNMLGEREPPKKKEKKKRKKIVEPEEIEEEEESEEEGEDPALDSLSQAIAVQQAKIEEEEQRWTQTAGESSISDDSKRPRIKKSAYFSDEEELSD; encoded by the exons ATGAGTGGTGGGTTGGCACCAAGCAAAAGCACAGTGTATGTGTCCAATTTGCCCTTTGCTCTTACAAACAATGATCTATACAGG attttttcaaaatatgggAAAGTTGTCAA AGTTACTATTATGAAAGACAAAGACACCAGGAAGAGTAAGGGAGttgcctttattttgtttttggatAAAGAATCTGCACAAAACTGTTCTCGGGCTCTCAATAACAAACAG TTATTTGGAAGAGTAATAAAAGCGAGTATTGCCATTGATAACGGAAGAGCAGCAGAATTCATTCGCAGGCGAAACTACTTTGATAAGTCTAAATGTTATGAATGTGGG gaAGCAGGACACTTAAGTTATGCTTGTCCTAAAAATATGCTAGGAGAGCGGGAAccacccaaaaaaaaagaaaagaagaagagaaagaaaatagtcgAACCAGAagaaat tgaagaggaagaagaaagtgaagagGAAGGCGAAGACCCTGCTCTAGATAGCCTTAGCCAGGCCATAGCCGTTCAG CAAGCCAAAATTGAGGAAGAGGAACAAAGATGGacacagactgcaggagagtcaTCAATTTCAGATGATTCAAAACGTCCTCGGATTAAGAAAAGCGCTTATTTCAGTGATGAGGAAGAACTTAGTGATTGA